In the genome of Candidatus Eremiobacteraceae bacterium, one region contains:
- a CDS encoding glycosyltransferase family 4 protein encodes MNVLFLNWRDPAHPRAGGAEYLTHGIARRLVERGHRATWFAGAFRGGKPEVELDGVRIVRQGNAATVRFHAMHRYKALGDFDVVVDEINTLPFFAPLYARKPVVALICQLAREVWFFEAPWPVAIAGYACEPAYLQVYRRCPVLTISESSARSIKHIGLRGEVDIMPMAIDQYAAEEPLPLAQRENAIAMVGRITASKRIDHVIKALATGANGPLASMRLIVVGGGDERVKADLQRLAASLGVAERIRWEGYAGEETKRRILRTARAIVMTSAREGWGLVVSEANLAGTPAVVYDIPGTRDSVLDGITGIRCAPSPAALAAAIAELVADPVRYQTLSAAAQTFARTLTWDATVDAAEAVLRREAARRTA; translated from the coding sequence GTGAACGTCCTCTTCCTGAATTGGCGCGACCCCGCGCATCCGCGCGCCGGCGGCGCGGAATACCTCACGCACGGCATCGCGCGCCGGCTCGTCGAACGCGGCCATCGCGCCACGTGGTTTGCGGGCGCGTTCCGCGGCGGCAAGCCCGAGGTCGAACTCGATGGCGTGCGCATCGTGCGCCAAGGCAACGCCGCCACCGTGCGATTCCATGCCATGCACCGATACAAGGCGCTCGGCGATTTCGATGTCGTCGTGGATGAGATCAACACGTTGCCGTTCTTCGCGCCGCTCTACGCCCGAAAGCCGGTGGTGGCGCTGATCTGTCAACTGGCGCGCGAAGTGTGGTTCTTCGAAGCGCCGTGGCCCGTCGCCATCGCTGGGTACGCGTGCGAGCCGGCGTATCTGCAGGTCTACCGGCGATGCCCTGTATTGACCATTTCGGAATCGTCGGCGCGAAGCATCAAACACATCGGGCTTCGCGGTGAAGTCGACATCATGCCGATGGCGATCGATCAATACGCGGCTGAGGAGCCGCTTCCGCTAGCGCAGCGCGAAAACGCCATCGCGATGGTGGGCCGCATCACGGCGTCAAAACGCATCGATCACGTGATCAAGGCGCTCGCAACCGGCGCGAACGGCCCTCTCGCGAGCATGCGCTTGATCGTGGTCGGCGGCGGGGACGAGCGCGTCAAAGCGGATCTGCAGCGATTGGCGGCATCGCTCGGCGTGGCGGAGCGCATACGGTGGGAGGGCTACGCCGGCGAGGAGACAAAGCGGCGCATCCTGCGCACTGCGCGCGCCATCGTGATGACGTCGGCGCGCGAAGGTTGGGGACTCGTCGTGAGCGAGGCGAACCTAGCGGGGACACCGGCGGTCGTGTACGATATCCCCGGAACGCGCGACTCGGTCCTCGATGGTATCACCGGCATCCGTTGCGCGCCGTCGCCCGCCGCTTTGGCGGCGGCAATCGCGGAACTCGTCGCGGATCCGGTCCGTTATCAAACGCTCAGCGCGGCGGCACAGACATTCGCGCGCACACTGACGTGGGATGCCACCGTCGACGCCGCTGAGGCTGTGCTACGCAGAGAAGCGGCAAGGAGAACTGCGTGA
- a CDS encoding alkaline phosphatase family protein: MRQRVFVLGLDGADENTVGKALRAGGMPNLARIAEHGAKLPLRSTPLPITPAAWTAAYTGMNPGKTGVLTFERPTVDYKTRIVNASDIGDKGVQHRLPDAGKLFISIGCPMTFPVEPRDGYLAVAGWDVPPGMPRCNAAAWAGRLHEFGYAVEDEFTAEETRLRHALDARFRLTAAMCAAEPWDCCMLYLGFVDTLGHRLGAGNDLTQRLLERADGLFGELLESIGECSVIVCSDHGFGPFARSFSVMQWLEEEGYLKLRDRFFRSGDAGGMPGIDIVDIESGVVEWDQTKAFCRDAVGAYAGVRINAKGTYSSGAVAVRDAWALADEIRAKLLEARDPAGGERLISQVWRREELFHGRYVHEFPELIVETVPGTVNYVGKRKAVAGGFELEHGAVHHGSFGGHWRDGVWISSFRAQGDLGIEDLAPTIYALLGVDIPSDVDGVNRAPVHANIAPAEADHHEPDVESPYSPEEEEIVRQRLEALGYL; the protein is encoded by the coding sequence ATGCGTCAACGCGTCTTCGTGCTCGGCCTCGACGGCGCCGATGAGAACACCGTCGGCAAAGCGCTGCGCGCGGGCGGCATGCCCAACTTGGCGCGCATCGCGGAGCACGGCGCGAAGCTGCCGTTGCGATCCACGCCCTTGCCCATCACACCCGCGGCCTGGACCGCCGCATACACCGGCATGAACCCCGGTAAGACCGGCGTGCTCACATTCGAGCGGCCCACCGTCGACTACAAAACGCGCATCGTCAACGCGAGCGACATCGGCGATAAGGGAGTGCAGCACCGGCTCCCGGACGCCGGCAAGCTCTTCATCAGCATCGGTTGCCCCATGACGTTCCCAGTCGAGCCGCGCGACGGATATCTCGCCGTGGCCGGATGGGATGTGCCGCCCGGCATGCCGCGTTGCAACGCTGCCGCATGGGCCGGCCGGCTTCACGAATTCGGCTACGCCGTAGAAGACGAATTCACGGCTGAAGAAACGCGGTTGCGCCACGCGTTGGACGCACGTTTCCGGCTCACGGCCGCGATGTGCGCGGCCGAACCTTGGGACTGCTGCATGCTGTATCTCGGTTTTGTCGACACGCTCGGGCACCGGCTCGGCGCGGGCAACGACCTTACGCAGCGCTTGCTCGAACGCGCCGACGGGCTGTTTGGCGAACTGCTCGAGAGCATCGGCGAGTGCTCGGTCATCGTCTGTTCGGATCACGGCTTCGGTCCGTTCGCGCGCTCGTTCTCCGTCATGCAATGGCTCGAAGAAGAGGGCTACCTCAAACTTCGCGACCGGTTCTTCCGCAGCGGTGACGCCGGAGGGATGCCCGGCATCGACATCGTCGACATCGAGAGCGGTGTGGTGGAATGGGACCAGACCAAGGCGTTCTGCCGCGACGCCGTCGGCGCGTACGCGGGTGTACGCATCAATGCGAAAGGGACGTATTCATCCGGCGCGGTGGCCGTCCGCGATGCGTGGGCACTCGCCGACGAGATCCGCGCGAAGCTGCTCGAGGCGCGCGATCCGGCCGGCGGTGAACGGCTCATCTCGCAGGTGTGGCGCCGCGAAGAACTTTTCCACGGTCGCTACGTGCACGAGTTCCCGGAACTGATCGTCGAGACGGTGCCGGGCACCGTCAACTACGTGGGTAAGCGCAAAGCGGTCGCCGGCGGCTTCGAGCTCGAGCATGGCGCCGTGCACCACGGGTCATTCGGCGGGCATTGGCGCGACGGCGTGTGGATCTCGTCGTTCCGCGCGCAAGGCGATCTCGGCATCGAAGATCTGGCGCCCACGATCTATGCACTGCTCGGCGTGGACATTCCAAGCGACGTCGACGGCGTGAACCGCGCGCCGGTTCACGCGAACATCGCGCCGGCGGAAGCGGACCATCACGAGCCCGATGTGGAGTCGCCGTACTCGCCTGAAGAGGAAGAAATCGTGCGCCAGCGGCTCGAAGCGCTCGGCTATCTGTGA
- a CDS encoding glycosyltransferase has product MSADLPKFTFLIPVRNESARIDRCLASIRAQDYPSERIEIIVPDQGSIDDTREKARSYGAIVTENPPQRAIFSMPAAFRQASGDLICAMAADNVLRPSFCRRMAEPFADPTVRFAFAHVTDDRPDYALTTRYFNRFTDPFNQFMYGAACNSRDFHKVYTPLRKTPAFALYRFPAERPPLLAIAQGAVIRAPFSMPDGYEDDVGCVFDMIASGAVMACVDEPLVDHYTTTGLFDLLAKFQPRIAKNFKPASSLRWRDRYVPPDRRRRRSLWPFYAISIVPPTGVALWRALRDREPLWLFHPVIGFAFAWITAVEACKNLGNALDLLFNRSATPAGETSKE; this is encoded by the coding sequence ATGAGCGCCGACCTTCCGAAGTTCACATTCTTGATTCCCGTCCGCAACGAAAGCGCGCGGATCGATCGCTGCCTTGCGTCCATCCGCGCCCAAGATTATCCATCTGAACGGATCGAGATCATTGTTCCCGATCAAGGATCCATCGATGACACGCGCGAGAAGGCGCGGTCATACGGCGCTATCGTCACGGAGAATCCGCCGCAGCGCGCGATTTTCAGCATGCCGGCGGCTTTCCGGCAGGCGAGCGGCGACTTGATCTGCGCGATGGCGGCCGACAACGTGCTGCGGCCCTCGTTTTGCCGCCGCATGGCCGAACCGTTCGCAGACCCAACCGTGCGGTTCGCCTTCGCGCACGTGACCGACGACCGCCCCGACTATGCGCTCACCACGCGCTATTTCAACCGCTTTACCGATCCGTTCAATCAGTTCATGTACGGCGCGGCATGCAACTCTCGAGACTTCCACAAGGTCTACACGCCGCTGCGCAAGACGCCGGCCTTCGCGCTCTATCGCTTTCCAGCGGAGCGGCCGCCGCTGCTCGCGATCGCGCAAGGCGCGGTCATCCGCGCGCCGTTTTCCATGCCCGACGGCTATGAAGACGACGTCGGCTGCGTGTTCGATATGATCGCAAGCGGCGCGGTGATGGCCTGTGTGGACGAGCCGCTTGTGGACCACTACACCACGACCGGGCTCTTCGATCTGCTCGCCAAGTTCCAGCCGCGCATCGCGAAGAATTTCAAACCTGCGTCGTCGTTGCGCTGGCGGGACCGTTACGTGCCGCCCGATCGCCGGCGCCGCCGGTCGCTCTGGCCCTTTTACGCCATCAGCATCGTGCCGCCCACCGGCGTTGCGCTTTGGCGCGCGCTGCGCGACCGCGAGCCGCTTTGGCTATTTCATCCGGTCATCGGATTCGCATTCGCGTGGATCACGGCGGTCGAGGCATGCAAGAATCTCGGCAATGCGCTCGATCTGCTTTTCAATCGCAGCGCCACACCGGCGGGCGAGACGTCCAAGGAGTGA
- a CDS encoding Gfo/Idh/MocA family oxidoreductase: MIRVAVVGYGYWGPNLVRNFAAIDGAAVDVICDVSAKRLEAARKAWPAAAVTTEYRDVIASAADLVALSVPAAMHYPMAKAAIDAGKHVLVEKPMCRSVAECDDLIERAARQGVRIFVDHTFVFTPQVRRMAAEAAGGNLGTLLYYDSVRINLGLFSQDGSVTWDLAPHDLSILDFILGGEMPHSVSCTEATHFDGHHPNIAYMTLRYPNNFIAHVSMNWLAPVKVRQVVLCGTKRMVVYDETDPAEKVRIYDRGVTLAEGETERLHNALIQYRVGDMHAPYLPNDEALAVEAAEIVACLTQGKEPTADHRMGRRVVRILEMAEASARLGGAPVGNAEMLANEATATS, encoded by the coding sequence GTGATACGCGTCGCCGTCGTGGGCTACGGTTACTGGGGCCCGAATCTCGTCCGCAATTTCGCGGCCATCGACGGCGCCGCGGTGGACGTCATCTGCGATGTCAGCGCAAAGCGGCTTGAAGCCGCGCGCAAGGCGTGGCCGGCCGCGGCCGTCACCACGGAATACCGCGACGTGATCGCATCGGCGGCGGACCTCGTCGCGCTCTCGGTCCCGGCGGCCATGCATTATCCGATGGCCAAGGCAGCGATCGACGCCGGCAAGCACGTGCTCGTGGAAAAGCCGATGTGCCGCAGCGTCGCCGAATGCGATGACTTGATCGAACGAGCTGCGCGCCAAGGCGTGCGCATCTTCGTGGACCACACGTTCGTCTTCACACCTCAAGTGCGGCGCATGGCGGCGGAGGCCGCCGGCGGCAATCTCGGCACGCTGCTCTACTACGATTCGGTGCGCATCAATCTGGGATTGTTCTCGCAAGACGGTTCGGTCACGTGGGACCTCGCGCCGCACGATCTCTCCATCCTCGATTTCATACTCGGCGGAGAGATGCCGCATTCCGTGAGCTGCACCGAAGCCACTCATTTCGACGGCCACCACCCGAACATCGCCTACATGACTCTTCGTTACCCGAATAATTTCATCGCACACGTGAGCATGAATTGGCTTGCGCCTGTCAAGGTGCGCCAAGTAGTGCTGTGCGGCACGAAGCGCATGGTGGTCTACGACGAGACGGACCCGGCGGAGAAAGTGCGCATCTATGACCGCGGCGTGACGCTGGCCGAAGGTGAGACCGAGCGCCTGCACAACGCGCTGATCCAATATCGCGTCGGCGACATGCACGCGCCGTATCTGCCGAACGACGAAGCGCTCGCGGTCGAGGCGGCGGAAATCGTGGCTTGTCTCACGCAGGGCAAAGAACCGACGGCCGATCACCGAATGGGGCGCCGCGTCGTGCGCATCCTCGAAATGGCCGAAGCTTCGGCGCGTCTCGGCGGAGCGCCGGTCGGCAACGCAGAGATGCTCGCTAACGAAGCGACTGCGACAAGCTGA
- a CDS encoding class I SAM-dependent methyltransferase, whose translation MNPHAGGPPSGADDYSALNEFYNALLDNHGFSAKAVSWRDEAFQQFRFASIAQAFDHERGPFTVYEVGCGLGHLRDFLREHFPNASYSGADINPKMIERALQRDPALMVEHRDIVKDPPPLADYVVESGIFNLRMQHTDEAWETVVRSVLKAMYASAKRGIAANFLSSHVDWKREIAYHQDPARTLHFALTELSRFAEVRHAYYPWEFTLAVYREARPLPFAPA comes from the coding sequence GTGAACCCGCACGCAGGGGGCCCGCCGTCAGGCGCGGACGATTACAGTGCGCTCAACGAGTTTTACAACGCACTGCTCGATAACCACGGCTTTTCGGCGAAAGCCGTCTCGTGGCGTGACGAAGCGTTTCAGCAGTTCCGTTTCGCATCGATCGCGCAAGCGTTCGACCACGAACGCGGACCGTTCACCGTGTACGAAGTGGGGTGCGGCCTCGGCCATCTACGCGATTTTCTTCGGGAACATTTCCCAAACGCGTCGTACAGCGGCGCCGACATCAACCCGAAGATGATCGAGCGGGCGTTGCAGCGCGATCCGGCCCTCATGGTCGAGCACCGCGATATCGTCAAGGATCCGCCGCCGCTGGCGGACTACGTCGTGGAATCCGGAATCTTCAATCTGCGCATGCAGCACACCGACGAGGCGTGGGAGACGGTCGTCCGGTCGGTTCTTAAAGCGATGTATGCGTCGGCGAAGCGAGGCATAGCCGCGAACTTCCTCAGCAGCCACGTGGATTGGAAACGCGAGATCGCCTATCACCAGGACCCGGCGCGCACGTTGCACTTCGCGCTCACCGAACTTTCTCGTTTCGCCGAAGTCCGCCACGCCTATTACCCGTGGGAGTTCACACTCGCCGTCTACCGCGAGGCGCGGCCGCTGCCGTTCGCTCCGGCGTAA
- a CDS encoding glycosyltransferase family 2 protein, with translation MSSKISVVMPAYNEAVHILDNLRETVATMESLGRPYEVILVDDGSPDNTYHSASRALTENTDNVKVVRYHRNAGKGNALMCGFRYCTGDIVVFLDADMDLHPAQIPRLIEPIDAGEADVVVGSKWHPRSDVNYPFIRKAWSSGYSFLVKLLFGLPLRDTQTGLKAFRTAVLARVFPRVLAKRFAFDVEVLVNANHLGYRIVDVPVILRFKRGTFGRVGTSDVWDVFVDTLAIFYRLQITRYYDAVGEAAMRNAVDPEDVELYVGERESEVINV, from the coding sequence TTGAGCAGTAAGATCTCGGTTGTCATGCCCGCATACAATGAAGCGGTGCACATCCTCGACAACCTGCGCGAGACCGTTGCCACGATGGAGTCGCTCGGCCGGCCTTACGAGGTCATCCTGGTCGACGACGGGAGTCCCGACAACACGTATCACTCCGCCTCGCGCGCGCTGACGGAGAATACGGACAACGTAAAAGTGGTCCGTTACCATCGCAACGCCGGCAAAGGGAACGCGCTCATGTGCGGCTTCCGTTACTGCACGGGCGATATCGTCGTATTTCTCGACGCCGACATGGACCTTCATCCGGCGCAGATTCCGCGCCTCATCGAACCCATCGACGCGGGCGAAGCCGACGTGGTCGTGGGCAGCAAGTGGCATCCGCGGTCCGACGTGAACTATCCGTTCATCCGCAAGGCCTGGAGCTCGGGATATTCGTTTCTCGTAAAGCTGCTCTTCGGCTTGCCGTTGCGCGACACGCAGACCGGCCTCAAGGCATTTCGCACGGCGGTGCTCGCGCGCGTGTTCCCGCGCGTGTTGGCAAAACGCTTCGCATTCGACGTCGAAGTGCTGGTCAACGCCAATCATCTCGGCTATCGCATCGTCGACGTGCCGGTGATCCTTCGCTTCAAACGCGGCACGTTCGGCCGCGTGGGCACGTCGGATGTCTGGGACGTCTTCGTCGACACTCTCGCGATCTTCTATCGGCTGCAGATAACGCGCTACTACGATGCGGTGGGCGAGGCCGCGATGCGCAACGCCGTCGACCCCGAAGACGTGGAGCTCTACGTCGGCGAGCGCGAGTCCGAAGTCATCAACGTCTAA